The Hemiscyllium ocellatum isolate sHemOce1 chromosome 22, sHemOce1.pat.X.cur, whole genome shotgun sequence genome includes a region encoding these proteins:
- the LOC132826127 gene encoding interferon-induced protein with tetratricopeptide repeats 5-like — protein MLLFSCSDTEKDLLKVSLNQLQCHFTWTPQKETIDLDDMKQRLEDSIEAGVKYQARSYNHLAFINCLQGNCEEAIQNLKEAERILRKGHEDEFEKRILVTYGNYAWVYYHMDRLEEAQSYLNKLETVCKLFPEASRFTAMIPEVYGEKGWSLLSTAAQYYEEAKECFTKALEEDPDNIEWNVGYATVLSRLEGFSGTQLSNKSTESMKQFRRVLELDPDHAEAMVQLALKLQEFNQKEEASILVERALQKSPDLPYVLRYAAKFLRREGDVKKSLELLNRGLEITPNSAFLCHQIGLCYKTKLHQLNKYPGRGDPHRQQKAELITKCKYYFEKAFEHRPLTFINARLDFAVICSLNNEYHEAEVTFSNLLKLENIHPGNKQAICLQAGLFELRSKRSESNAIIHFLEGLKIKYNSKEQERCRSQLEKIVERQLLRNPRDSEALGLQELLFQLNEKR, from the coding sequence ATGCTTTTATTCTCTTGCAGTGACACAGAGAAGGATTTGTTGAAAGTGAGTCTCAATCAGCTTCAATGTCACTTCACGTGGACTCCACAGAAAGAAACCATTGACCTGGATGATATGAAACAAAGATTAGAAGATTCAATAGAGGCTGGTGTGAAATATCAAGCCAGGTCTTACAACCATCTCGCCTTTATAAACTGTCTGCAAGGAAACTGTGAAGAGGCAATTCAGAATTTAAAGGAAGCTGAAAggattctgaggaagggacaTGAAGATGAATTTGAGAAGAGAATCTTGGTCACCTATGGAAACTATGCCTGGGTTTATTATCACATGGACCGACTGGAGGAGGCTCAGTCCTACCTCAACAAGCTGGAGACCGTCTGTAAACTATTTCCTGAAGCCTCTCGGTTTACAGCAATGATACCTGAGGTTTACGGGGAGAAGGGCTGGTCACTATTGAGTACAGCCGCTCAATATTATGAAGAGGCAAAGGAATGTTTTACAAAGGCCCTGGAGGAAGATCCTGACAACATTGAGTGGAATGTTGGCTATGCCACTGTACTGTCCCGTCTGGAAGGATTTTCGGGTACCCAACTGAGTAACAAATCTACTGAATCAATGAAACAGTTTAGGCGTGTGCTGGAGCTAGATCCTGATCATGCTGAAGCCATGGTGCAGTTAGCTTTAAAACTGCAAGAGTTCAATCAAAAGGAGGAAGCATCCATATTAGTTGAGCGAGCGTTGCAGAAGTCTCCTGATCTCCCATATGTGCTTCGATATGCAGCAAAGTTTTTGAGAAGAGAAGGAGATGTGAAAAAATCGTTGGAGCTGTTGAACAGAGGGCTTGAAATTACCCCGAACTCTGCCTTCCTGTGCCATCAAATAGGTTTGTGTTACAAAACCAAACTGCATCAACTGAACAAATATCCAGGCCGCGGAGACCCTCACAGACAACAGAAAGCTGAATTAATCACAAAATGCAAGTACTATTTTGAAAAGGCTTTTGAGCACCGCCCACTAACATTTATTAATGCACGGCTAGATTTCGCTGTGATTTGTTCACTAAATAATGAGTATCATGAAGCTGAGGTGACCTTCAGCAATCTACTGAAATTAGAAAATATTCATCCAGGAAATAAACAGGCAATATGTCTTCAGGCTGGGTTATTTGAACTGCGTTCCAAAAGATCAGAATCAAATGCCATCATCCATTTTCTGGAAGGACTCAAAATCAAATATAactcaaaggaacaggaaagatGTCGGAGCCAGCTGGAGAAGATAGTAGAAAGACAACTTCTCAGGAATCCAAGAGACAGCGAAGCCCTTGGTCTGCAGGAGTTGCTTTTTCAGTTGAATGAGAAGAGATGA